Genomic segment of Chryseobacterium culicis:
AGTTTTTCGATAGACCTTACTACATCTTTCGATTTTAGCAGTTGAGAAAGTTCAATGATCTGTTTTTCAAGATTGTTGAAATATTCTTCAGATTTATCTCCTGAAATAGCCTCAATTCTTCTGATTCCCGCTGCTGCAGAACCTTCAGAAGTGATTTTGAAATGACCGATTTCGCTGGTGTTTTTCACGTGAGTTCCTCCGCAAAGTTCTTTTGAACTTCCGAATTGAATCATTCTCACACTGTCACCATATTTTTCACCAAACAATGCCATTGCTCCTTTGTCCAAAGCTTCCTGAATCGGAATATTTCTGAACTCCTGCAAAGCAATACTTTCTTTGATTTTTTTGTTTACTTTTTCTTCAATTAATGCCAGTTCTTCCTCAGTCATTTTGTTGAAATGAGAGAAGTCGAAACGTAGATAATCAGGACCTACATAAGAACCTTTCTGTTCTACGTGAGTTCCTAAAACATCTCTTAAAGCTTCATGCAGAAGGTGAGTCACAGAGTGGTTAGCCTGAGAATTCTTTCTGTCAGAAGCATTTACTTTTGCATAGAAAACAGCACCTGCATCCTTTGGAAGCCCGCTGATCAATGAAATAATCAATCCGTTTTCTTTTTTAGTTTCAAGTACTTCAAAGCTTTCAACAGCATTTTCAAGAACACCTTTATCTCCAACCTGTCCACCTCCTTCAGGATAGAAAGGAGAGTTGCTTAATACCACCTGGTAAAACTCTCCGTCTTTGTTTTCTACCTTTCTGTATCTGGTAATATACGTTTCAGACTCTATCTGATCATATCCTACAAAGGTTTCAGGTTTTGATTCAAGGTTTACCCAGTCATATACTTTCTGAGCAGAATCAGCTTTTGAACGAAGTTTCTGTTTCTCCATTTCAGCTTTGAAACCCGCTACATCAATAGTCAGCCCTTTTTCTTCAGCAATGATTCTTGTTAAATCATCAGGGAATCCATACGTATCATACAATTCGAAAACTTCTTCACTTGGTAATACTTTCTGATGATCTGCAATGGTCTGCTGAATCAGTTTTTCAACTCTGATTAAACCATTTTCAATTGTTTTTAAGAATGAATCTTCTTCACTTTTGATTACTTCAGCAACCAGTTTTCCTTGTTTTTCAAGTTCCGGGAAGAAAGGTCCCATTTGTTCCTGCAGAACAGCAACCAATTTGTAAAGGAAAGGTTCTTTCATTCCTAAGAATCGGTAAGAATAAGAAATTCCTCTTCTTAAAATTCTTCTGATTACATAACCTGCACCTCCATTGGATGGTAATTGTCCGTCTGCAATAGCAAAAGAAACCGCTCTGATGTGGTCTACCACAACACGGATGGCAATATCTTTTTCGTCTTCTAAAATTCCCGTATATTTTTTACCTGAAAGTTCTTCAACTTTAGAAATAAGCGGGGTGAAAACATCTGTATCATAGTTGGAAGACTTTCCTTGAAGCGCCATACAAAGACGTTCAAAGCCCATTCCCGTATCTACATGCTGCGCAGGAA
This window contains:
- the alaS gene encoding alanine--tRNA ligase, with product MTSQEIRQKFLDYFKSKEHLIVPSAPIVLKDDPTLMFSNSGMTQFKDFFLGYKTPTAPRIADTQKCLRVSGKHNDLDDVGRDTYHHTMFEMLGNWSFGDYFKKEAIAFAWELLTEVYGIPKENLYVTIFEGDASENLDRDQDAFDFWKSHISEDRIINGNKKDNFWEMGESGPCGPCSEIHVDLRTPEEKAKVSGLELVNNDHPQVVEVWNLVFMEFNRKADKSLEKLPAQHVDTGMGFERLCMALQGKSSNYDTDVFTPLISKVEELSGKKYTGILEDEKDIAIRVVVDHIRAVSFAIADGQLPSNGGAGYVIRRILRRGISYSYRFLGMKEPFLYKLVAVLQEQMGPFFPELEKQGKLVAEVIKSEEDSFLKTIENGLIRVEKLIQQTIADHQKVLPSEEVFELYDTYGFPDDLTRIIAEEKGLTIDVAGFKAEMEKQKLRSKADSAQKVYDWVNLESKPETFVGYDQIESETYITRYRKVENKDGEFYQVVLSNSPFYPEGGGQVGDKGVLENAVESFEVLETKKENGLIISLISGLPKDAGAVFYAKVNASDRKNSQANHSVTHLLHEALRDVLGTHVEQKGSYVGPDYLRFDFSHFNKMTEEELALIEEKVNKKIKESIALQEFRNIPIQEALDKGAMALFGEKYGDSVRMIQFGSSKELCGGTHVKNTSEIGHFKITSEGSAAAGIRRIEAISGDKSEEYFNNLEKQIIELSQLLKSKDVVRSIEKLIEENASLKAEVDALKKEKAKGEIGEWKNAYEQKGNKQLLVKKTSLDAGSVKDIVFQLKREIPSSVTIILSDADGKPMITVGVSDDLAADYQAGAIVKDLAKEIQGGGGGNPGFATAGGKNLDGLENAYQKALNI